The Pseudomonas fluorescens nucleotide sequence ACAAGCATTGCGCCAGGAAGTAACGGCGATGGCCTACCCGATCGACCACCGGCATCCGCTGCTGTGCAACATCCTGCGCCTGTTCAAAGCCAGCGCGATGCTCGAGTCGCCGTGCGTGCAACAGGCCTTGGCGCACTACCTGCCCGAACCAAGGAGATAGCCATGAGACGCCTGGAAATCCTGCTGATCGGCGCCAGCCCCGCACTGACCCTGCTGCACCAGGACCTGCTCGACCACGGGCACGCGCTGCACCTGGCCAACAGCGCCGCGGCCTTGCAACAACGCCCGTGGCGCCAGCCACAGTTGCTCATCGATGACGGCAGCCTGGCGCTGTGTGCCAGCGACTGGCACGGCCTGGGCGACTGCGCGCTGTTGAGCCTGCGCCTTGGGCTCTACCTGCAAAGCGCTGGCGAACTGCCGACACTCGAGCTGTTGTGCTGGACCGGCAGTGCCACCGCACAGCGACTGATCGAGCGCCAGCACCTGGCCCCGGAGCTGTCCGGCAACGGTCAGCAGTTGCGCCTGCAGGCCATCGCCAGCCTGCAGGAAATGCTCGCGCTGCACGTCAGTCGGTTTTCGCGAAACCCCGACTACCTGCAGCAAGCACCGGCCATCAGCCCCGGGCAAGAGGATCGGCAACAGGGCCTCGGCTGGCTGGAGCAACTGGCCTGGTTTCATCGCTTCAACCAGCGCGACAATCAGCCATTGCTCGCCGCTGGCGAAGTACCGCTGGTCGAGCGCCTGCAACAGAGCCTGCATGTGCATGCCGAGCGCCCGGCGCTGAACCTCAACGGCCAGCGCATAAGTTATACACAGCTGCACGCCCAGGCGGCCGCGATCCAGCAATGGCTGGCGGCTCCATCGGCGGGCAGTGAAGCGCCGGTAATCGGTGTTTGCATGGGCAAGTCCGCTGCGCTCTACGCCAGTGTGCTCGCCGTATTTGGCGCTGGGGCGGTGTATCTGCCGCTGGACCCGGCGCACCCCGCCGAACGTCTGCGTTACATCCTCAAGAATGCCGGCGCCAGCGTGTTGCTGCATGACGGTCAGCTGCCATTGGATGACCTGGCGGTGCGGTGCCTGGACCTGCGCCAGTTGCCTGCGCCGCTGACGCAGCCGTTACCGTCATTGCTGCGCCAGCGACCGGCGCCAGACGCCCCCTGCGTAGCGATCTACACCTCGGGCACCACCGGCCAGCCCAAGGGCGTGTTGCTCAGCCAGCGCAACCTCAGCCACTTCCAGGCCTGGTACAGCGCCCATGTACAGCTCGATCAGCAAAGCCGGGCACTACAGTTTTCAACCATCGGCTTCGATGCCTCGTTGCTGGACATCCTGCCAACCTGGATCGCTGGCGGCGAACTGGTGGTGCCCACTGAAGACCAGCGCCGTGACCCGGCTCAGTTGCTGGCGCTGATGCGCGAACAGCAAGTGACCCATGCCTTCCTGCCGCCGGCGCTGCTGAGCATCCTGCCGCGCGATCAGGCGCTGGGTTTGCAGCACCTGATCACCGGTGGCGATGTCTGTGAGCCGGAGGTGATTGCCCGCCTGGCCGGGCAGTGCCGGCTGCACAACATTTACGGCCCCACCGAAACCACGGTGCTGGCCACCACCCGGGTGTTCCAGGCTGAGGACAACAACCGCAACCTGGGCTGTCCGATCGACAACACTCAGGTCTTGATCCTCGACCAAGGCCTGCAGCCTGTAGCCGAAAACAGGCCCGGTGAGCTGTACATTGCCGGGCCGGGCGTAAGCCTGGGCTATCTGAACAATCCAGCCCTGAGTGCTGAGCGCTTCCTCAACCTCACCCTTGCCGACGGCAAGCCGTTGCGTGTGTACCGCACCGGCGATATCGGCAAATGGACCACCGACGGTATCGAACTCTGTGGCCGGCGCGACAACCAGGTGAAGATTCGCGGCTTTCGGGTCGAGCCGGAAGAGATCGAGCATTGCCTGCGCAGCAGCGGCCTGTTCCGCCAGGTGGCCGTGGTCATCGACGGTCGGCGACGGATCCTGGCGTTCTGCGCGCAAGCCACGGTCGATGATGGCGAAGCAAGCCTGCGCCTGCATGCCGAGCAGCAACTGCCCGACTACATGCGCCCGACCTTTTACCAACACCTGGCGCAGATGCCCTACACCGCCAACGGCAAGATCGATCGCCAGGCGCTGCTGGCAATGCCATTGGGGTTGGCACCAAGCAACCATCACTTCGGCCCGGTAACGCCGGTCGAAGCCCAACTGGTCGGCGTGTGGAGCGACCTGCTGGAACTGCCCGAGCAAGATATCTCCACCGATGCCAGCTTCTTCAGCCTCGGAGGCCATTCGATCCTGCTATCACGCCTGTTGCTCGCCGTTCGTGAACAGTTCGGCCGCAGCATTGCGATCAACCGCTTCATCGAGATGCCCACGGTGCAACGCCTGGCCATGTTGGTCAGCGGTGAGCAAGCACAGTTGCTCGGCCACGACCCGCAGGCCGAACGCGATGCCTGCCGCGAACTGGATTTGCAGGTTCTGCCGATGGCGCAGCTGGGCGACGTGCACAAGGTGATCGTCACCGGCGCTAACAGCTTTCTCGGCGTGCACCTGGTCGAAGCGCTGCTGAGCTGGGGCGCCAGCGAAGTCGCCTGCCTGGTGCGTGCCAGCGCCGGCCAGTCAGCGCAGCAACGCTTCACCGCAGCGCTGATGGAGAACGGCCTGCACGAGCTCGACATGAGCCGGGTGAAAGTCTTTGCGGCCGACCTGCGCCAGCCGCGCCTGGGCTTGGCCGAGGCCGAGTATCACTACCTGGACAGCGAATACGGCGCCCTGCTGCACAACGCCGCACAGGTCAACCATGTGCTGGATTACCGCAGCCTGGCCGCCGACAACGTCGAGCCGCTGTTCGAGTGCCTGCGCCTGTGCGAAGGCCGGCGCAAGAAGGTATTCAACTTCATCTCGACCCTGTCGGCGTGCAGCGCCATCGACGCCGATGGCCAGGTGCTGGAAGAGGACCCCGCCGCAACACCGCCGATCTATATCCGCAACGGCTACAACCTGAGCAAATGGGTCGGCGAGCGCATCCTCCAGCGCGCCCGTGCCCAAGGCGTAGGGGTCAATCTGTACCGCCCCGGCAACATCACCTTCGACAGCCGCAATGGTATCTGCCAACCCCAGCGCAATCGGCTGATGCTGATGCTCAAGGGCTCGCTGCAGCTCGGCCAGGTGCCCGCGCTGGAACTCAGCTTCGACCTGATGCCGGTGGATTTTCTCGCCCGCTTCATCGCCTTCCACAGCAGCCGCTACCAGCCCGAACGGGCGGTGTTCAACCTGCACAACCCCGAGCCGCTGAGCTGGCGCGACTACGTTTCGGTGTTCCGTGACAGCGGCAAGTCGTTCGAGCTGGTCAGCGTCGAGCAATGGCAGCGGCAGTTGCAGCGGGTCGACCGCGATAACGCCCTGTTCGATGTATTGGGCTTCTACCTGGACGGTTTTGAAGAAGACATCGGCGACATCTCGCTGATCCGGCACGACAACGCCCGCGCCGGCGTCGAGCGCATGGGCGCCCGTTACCCGCGCAAAACCCCGCAGTTGCTGCAGCGCGGCTGCCAGTACCTGCACGACATCGCCTTCATCTGAGACCTTCCACCCAAGCAGGAGATACACCATGCGAGCACTTCAACCCGACACACTTATCCACAACCCGGACGGCTGCCACGTGGTGGCCAGTGTCGACATCGCCAGCGAGGCCGCCAGTGTCTGGAACATCGTCGGCAACTTCGCCGGCTTCCCGGTATTCATCCCGGCCCTGGCGCACATCGAGATGACCGGCAGCGGCGTGCGCTCGGTGCGCAAAAAGCTGTTCAAGGACGGCAACGTGGTCATCGAGCAGCTCAATAGCCGCGACGACCAGGCCATGTACATGACCTGGAGCCTGATCTACACCAGCCTGAACATCGGCAACCTGTGGGCGGCGATGCAGGTCGAGGCGCTGGGCGAGCGCCAGGCACGGGCAACCTGGACCATCCAGGCTGAGCCATGGGAAGGCGGTAGCGAGGCAATGCCAGGCTTTCAGGCGTTTTTGCAGGGGTTTGCCGATGAGGCGATGAACAACGTGAGGAATCTGTTGAGTTAGAAACCGGATCGCGGGGCAAGCCCGCTCCTGTAGGAGCGGGCTTGCCCCGCGAGGATGATCAATAGTTGCAAAATAGTTCAAGGATGCCAACAATGAGACTAATTATCATTTATGACCCCTTCAGCAGCGCACCTTCATGCCCTCTCCAGAGTCCGTGCACACGCTTTACAGCCATCACCACGGCTGGCTGAACACCTGGCTGCGCAGCAAGCTGGGCAATGCCGCCGATGCCGCGGATCTGGCCCAGGACACCTTCGTGCGCCTGTTGCAGCGGCGCGAACTGCTGGAGCTGAATACACCCCGGGCGTTCCTGCGCACCATCGCCCGGGGCCTGGTGATCGACCACTGGCGCCGTGAAGAGCTGCACCGCGCCTACCTTGAAGCCCTGGCGCATCTGCCAGAAGCCGAAGTGCCCTCGGTTGAAACTCGCGAACTGTTGCTGGAGCTGCTCGAGCGCATCGCGCAGATGCTCGACGGCCTTAAACCGAAAGTGCGCCGCGCTTTTCTCCTGGCGCAGTGCGAAGGCCTGAGCCACAAGGAAATTGCCGAACAGATGGGCGTGTCCCTGCGCTCGGTCGAGCGCTATGTGGCCGATGCGCTCTATCACTGTTACCTGCTGCGCTACGAGTCAGAGGCGTAAGCCGGCATGACAACCCTCAATCCTGGCCCGCGAGTGGTCAAGCAGGCCATCCACTGGATGCTCAAGCTGCGCGAAAGCGGCCACAACGCGCGGCTGCAGCAGCAATGCGAACAGTGGCGTGCTACCCATCAGGAACACGAGCTGGCCTGGCAACGGGTGCAGTCCCTGCATCAGGAGCTCAACCTGCGCGCCGTGCCAGGTGCCAGTGTAGCTTTGCAGACCCTGGAGAACAGCAGCCAGCGCCTGCAACGGCGCCAGGCCCTGAAGCTGCTCAGCGGCGTGCTGGTGTTCGGCTCGGCGGCCTGGCTGGGCAAGGATCTGCAGGTTATCAGCCCGTTGACCGCGGATTTTGCCAGTGGCACCGGTCAGCGGCGCAGCGTGCGCCTGCCGGATGGCTCAATGCTGCAACTGAACACCAGTAGCGCCGTGGATCTGGCTTTCGAGGCCGATCAGCGCCTGATTCGTCTCAAGCACGGCGAATTGATGCTGACCTGCGCCAAGGATACGGCCACCCCGGGCCGGCCATTGCTGGTAGGCACCCGTGATGCTTTGCTGCAAGGCTTCGACGGCCGCTTCGTGGTACGCCAGGACGATGACTGCACCCGCGTCAGCGTCAGCCAGGGCAGCGTCGCCATCCACTCGCCAGGACCGATGCAATGGATTCACGCCGGCCAGAGCTATCGCCTCGATGCCCGCGGCGCAACCCCCCTGCAGAATCAGGACATGGACGCCGGCGCCTGGGCCGAAGGGCTGATCGTTACCCGCGACATGCGCCTGGGCGATTTCCTCAATGAGGTCGGGCGCTATCGCCACGGCTATGTGAGCTGCGCCGATGACATTGCCGAGCTGCGTCTGTCCGGTGTGTTCCGCCTGGAGGACACCGACAAACTGCTGCAACTGTTGCCGCAGACGCTGCCGGTGAAGGTCAGCTATCGCACGCGCTGGTGGGTGCGCCTGGAACGGCTGGCCTGAAGTGAATTTTTTTGGCGGGTTTTATCCATGAGTCCGGCTAGGACAGTAAGCGACTCCTTCTGCCCTTACCGACTCTACGGATGCTCTCCATGCGTAATGCTTCGCCCCTGCTGCGGCCCAACAAGAAGAATGATTTTCAACCTGTCTTAGATTCTGCCTCGCGCAGTATCCTCGGCAAGGCCATCCGCGCCACGCTGCTCGGCACCGCCCTGGGCATCGCTGCTGTACCGGCCTTGGCGCTCGCCGCACAAGCGGGCAGTGTCAGCCAGCAATACAACATCCCCGCCGGTTCCCTGGATGACGTGCTCAACCAGTTTGCCCGCCAGGCTGGGATTACCCTGTCGAGCACCCCGCAAATGACCCAGGGTCTGCACTCGCCAGGCCTGCAAGGCAGTTACGCCACTGACCAGGCGCTGCGCCAGTTGCTCAATGGTTCGGGCCTGGAGGCACTCAGCCAGGATGGCGGCAGCTATGTATTACGGGCGCAGCCACAGGACGCCGCGCTGGCGTTGCCAAGCACCGAAGTGCGCGAGTTCGCCCTGGGTAATGCCCTGGGCAGCATGGAAGGCTACAACGCCACCCACAGCCAGGTCGCGACCAAGACCAGTGCGCCGATTCTGGAAACCTCGCAGTCGGTGTCGGTGGTGACCCGCCAGCAAATGGACGACCAGGGCTCGCAGACCGTGGCCCAGGCCATGCGCTACACCCCGGGCGTGCTGACCAACCCCTATGGCGCCACGCACCGCTACGACTACGTGGCCATGCGCGGCTTCAACGATGGCTCTGTGGATAACATCTACCTGGACGGCCTCAAGTCCATGGGTGACAGCGGCACCTATAGCACCATGCAGGTCGATCCGTACTTCCTCGAGCGGGTGGATATTCTCAAGGGGCCGTCTTCGGTGCTCTATGGCCGCAGCTCGCCCGGTGGCCTGGTCGCCCTGACCAGCAAGAAGCCACTGTACGAGGCCTATCATCAAGTGCAGGCCACCGTCGGCACCCAGGGCCAGCGTGGCGTCGGTTTCGACTTCAGTGGCCCGCTGGATGACGACAAGCGCATCGCCTACCGTCTGGTGGGCCTGGCCGATCAGTCCGACACCCAGTTCGACCACAACGAAGAAAAACGCTTCGCCCTGGCGCCAACCGTCAGCATCAACTTCAGCGAAGATACCTCGCTGACCCTGCAGGCGTACCTGCAGCATGACCCCGACGGCGGTTATCACGGCGGCGTGCCGGCCGATGGTGCGCTGCACCAGCGCAATGGTCAGCGCATCTCCGATCACTTCTTCGAAGGCGAACCGGGTGTCGACCGTTACGAGCGTGACCAGCAGTCGTTCGGCTACCAGTTCGAGCACCGCTTCAACGACGTGTTCACCGCGCGGCAGAACTTCCGTTACCTGGATTCGACGGTGAAGATGGACCAGGTGTATGCCTGGGGCTGGACCACGCCGACCAGCAACGAGCTGAACCGCTACTACACCGGCGGCGATGAAAAGCTCCACTCCTACATCATCGACAACATGCTCCAGGCCGAATACTTCACCGGCAGCGCCAAGCACACCACGCTGGTGGGCCTGGACTACCAGCGACGCAAGACCGTGGTCGACTGGCGCAGCGGCGCCCTGGCACCGATCAATGCCTTCGACCCGCAGTATGGCAACTCGCAGATCACCTACTTCGCCCCCACCAGCTACCTGCGCCGCCTGCAGCAGACCGGCGTGTACCTGCAGGACCTGATCGAGCTCGACCAGTGGCGTTTCTCCCTGGGCCTGCGCCAGGACTGGGTGAAGACCTCGGATGAGAATCGCATCGCCGAAGCCAGCCGCCCGCTGGGCACCAAGATCAGCGACGAGCGCACCAAGCTGACCGGTCGCGCCGGCGTGCTGTACCTGTTCGAGAATGGTATTGCGCCGTACATCAGCTACTCCGAGTCGTTCAACCCCAACTCTTACGCCGACCAGTCGGGCAACCCGCTGGCTCCGACCGAGGGCACCCAGTGGGAAGCCGGCATCAAGTACCAGCCGCCGGGCACCGACAATCTGTTCACTGCCTCGGTGTTCCGCATCGAGCAGGAGAACCTTGCCTCCAAGCTGCCGCAGGAAGAGTTCTACCGTCCTGTCGGCCAGGTCCGTTCCCAGGGCCTGGAGCTGGAAGCGCACATGCAGGTCACCGACAACCTGAAAGTCCTCGGCAGCTACACCTTCACCGATATCGAGTACTCCAAGTCGATGCCAAGCACGCTGTTTGCCAGCGACCTCGACAACAAGGGCAACTCGCCAACCCAGGCACCGCGGCACATGGCCTCGCTGTGGGCTGACTACAACTTCCGCCAGGGCGCCCTCGATGGCCTGCGCCTGGGCGGTGGTGTGCGCTATGTCGGCTACAGCTGGGTGGATGCCGAGAACACCATGAAGGTGCCCTCCTACACCCTGTTCGACGCTTCGGTTGGCTATGACTTGGGCAAGGTCGGGCTCAAGGGCGTGGATGTGCGGCTCAATGCCAACAACCTCACCAATGAAAGCTACATCGCCTCATGTGCCAGCCTGAGTTACTGCTACATGGGCGAAGAGCGCAATGTCAGCGCCACGGTCAGCTACCAGTTCTGACCTCACCTGTATGAACGCCAAAGCCAGCACCTGATTTCGGGCGCTGGCTTTGTTGCATCTGGCGACTTATTCCGGACCTCTACTCATGCGTCAGCTTTATGTACTGCTACACCGCTACCTCGGCCTGATCACCGCGCTGTTCCTGACCATGGCCGGCCTTACCGGCAGCGTCCTGGCCTTTCATCACGAACTGGACGAGTGGCTCAACCCGTCCTTCTACGAAGCCCCCGCCATGGGTGAGCGGCAGCAACCCGGGGTGCTTGTGGATAAGTTGCAGGCCGAGCACCCGCGGTTGCAGGTCTGGTACATGGAGTACCCGAACGAACCGGGGCATGCGGCGCTAATGGCAATGGTGCCGCGCAGCGATCCTGCGAGCGGCGAGCCCTATGCCGAGAAGAACACCGTGTTCTATCTCGATCCGGTCAGCGGTCTGACCCTGGGCCAGCGCTACTGGGGCGAATGCTGTTTCTCCCGCGAGAACTTCATGCCATTCATGCTCGAGCTTCACTACAGCCTGACCCTGCCCGGCAACTGGGGAATCTTGCTGATGGGTGTGGTGGCGATCATGTGGGTGATCGACTGCGTTATCGCCGTGCTGCTGACCTTGCCCCGTGGGCGACCGTTCTGGGGCAAGTGGGCGAAAGCCTGGAAGATCAAGGGTGGCCATGCCTATCGGCTGAACATGGATATCCACAGGGCGGGCGGTTTGTGGTTGTGGCTACTGCTGCTGCCGATTGCGATCAGCAGTGTGGCGATGAACTTGCCGGCCCAGGTGTTCAAACCGGCGGTGTCGCTGTTCTCACCGGTCGAGCCAAGCGTCTATGAAGCCCGTGGGGCCCTGCCCAAGGAGCAATTGGGGGTGACCCAGCTGAGCTACCAACAGGCCTACCAGCTGGCGCAGCAGGAGGGTCAGCGGCTGGGGCTGACAGCACCGATCGGTGAGCTGTACTACAGCTTCGAGTACAACTTCTATGGCGCGGGGTTCGGTCAGCACGATACCGATGCCCAGGGTAAGTCCTGGTTGTTCTTTCATGGGACTGACGGGCATTTGCTGGGCAAGGAGATTGCCGGGCAAGGCACCTTGGGGGAACGCTTTTACCGCTTGCAGTTACCCATACACGGCGGACGCATCATTGGTATGACAGGCCAGGTGTTGATTGCAGTGCTCGGGGTGATGATTGCAGTGCTGTCGTTGACCGGGGTGTATATCTGGTGGCGCAAGTTGCAGGCGCGGCGTAGTGGGAAGGTGCGCAGAGCTGAATAAGTGCTGGTGACACTTGGTGTGCTGGCTGTACCGGCCTCATCGAGGGGCAAGTCGAAGCGTCGCACCGCCGCACCACCACAGAAAGAGCAATCTGCAACCGCCAGAAAGACAAAACCCCTGTCTGCAGTGCAGACAGGGGTTTCGGAATGCACATCTGCAGGGGCGTCAAGGACTTATTTCAAACTTATGACAATAAGCCCCTGAAGCAGCTCTTCAATATAGAAGAGACGGTGTTAAAGCACGTTAGCGGCTCGCAATCGCTCGATCTCCGATGCCGCCAGGCCCAGCACCTCGCCGAGGATCTGCTCGGTATGCTCCCCCAGCAGCGGTGGCGCATGGCGATATTCCACCGGCGTCTCGGACAAGCGAATCGGGCTGGCCACTTGCGGTACCTGCCCGGCAAGCGGGTGCGGCATCTCGATCGCAAGCCCCCGGGCTTTAACCTGGGGATCGGCAAACATCTGCGCCAGGTCATTGATAGGCCCGCACGGCACACCTGCCTGTTCCAACTGCGCGACCCATTCAGCGGTGGTCTTGAACACCGTGGCCTGGCGGATCAGTGGAATCAGCTCGGCGCGATTGGCAACCCGCTGCTTATTAGTAGCAAAGCGCGGATCGTCCGCCCATTGCGGCTGGCCGGCAACCTCGGCGAACTTGCGGAACTGGCCGTCGTTGCCCACGGTGAGGATGAAGTCGCCGTCAGCAGTAGGGAAGTCCTGGTAAGGCACGATGTTGGGATGTGCGTTACCCAGACGCCGCGGCGGCGTACCCGTGGTGAGGTAGTTCATGGCCTGGTTGGCCAGGCAGGCAACCTGCACGTCGAGCAGCGCCATATCAATATGTTGACCGCCGCCATCGCGATCACGATGGGCGAGGGCAGCCAGGATGGCCACGGTCGAATACAGCCCGGTGAGGATATCGGTCAGTGCCACACCGACTTTCACCGGCCCCGCACCTTCTTCACCCTCCGGCCGTCCGGTCAGGCTCATCAAGCCGCCCAGCCCCTGGATCATGAAGTCATAGCCGGCGCGCTTGGCGTAGGGTCCGGTCTGGCCGAAGCCTGTGACCGAGCAATACACCAGGCGCGGGTTGATCGCCTTCAGGCTTTCATAGTCCAGCCCATAGGCCGCCAGCCCACCAACCTTGAAGTTCTCGATCAGCACGTCCGACTTGACCGCCAGCTCGCGTACCAAGCGTTGGCCCTCGGGCTGGGTGAAGTCGATGGTCAGCGAACGCTTGTTGCGATTGGCCGCCAGGTAATAGGCGGCCTCGCTGGTGTTCTCGCCGTAGGCATCCTTGAGGAAGGGCGGGCCCCAGGCGCGCGTATCATCGCCGCTGCCCGGGCGCTCGACCTTGATCACTTCGGCGCCGAGGTCCGCGAGTATCTGCCCGGACCAGGGCCCGGCCAGCACTCGCGACAGATCCAGCACCCGCAGATGAGATAGCGCGCCCATGGCTGGCTCCCTATTAATAGAAGGACTGGATGCCGGTCTGCGCGCGACCGAGGATCAGCGCGTGGACGTCATGGGTACCTTCATAGGTGTTGACCACCTCGAGGTTGACCAGGTGACGGGCTACACCGAACTCGTCGGAGATACCATTGCCACCGAGCATGTCACGGGCCATACGGGCGATGTCCAGGGCTTTGCCGCAGGAGTTGCGCTTCATGATCGAGGTGATTTCGACCGCAGCGGTGCCTTCGTCCTTCATCCGGCCCAGGCGCAGGCAGCCTTGCAGGGCCAGGGTGATTTCGGTCTGCATGTCGGCCAGTTTCTTCTGAATCAGCTGGTTGGCAGCCAGCGGGCGACCGAACTGCTTGCGGTCCAGGGTGTATTGGCGCGCGGTATGCCAGCAGGCTTCAGCGGCGCCCAGGGCACCCCAGGAGATGCCATAACGTGCGGAGTTCAGGCAGGTGAACGGACCTTTGAGGCCGCGTACATCCGGGAAGATGTTCTCTTCGGGCACGAACACGTTGTCCATGACGATCTCGCCGGTGATCGAGGCGCGCAGGCCGACCTTGCCGTGAATCGCCGGGGCGCTCAGGCCCTGCCAGCCTTTTTCCAGGACGAAACCACGGATGTCGCCAGCATCATCCTTGGCCCAGACCACGAACACATCGGCGATCGGGCTGTTGGTGATCCACATTTTGCTGCCGCTCAGGCGATAGCCACCGTCGACCTTCTTGGCGCGGGTGATCATTGAGCCCGGGTCGGAACCATGGTCTGGCTCGGTCAGGCCGAAGCAGCCGATCCATTCGCCGCTGGCGAGCTTGGGCAGATACTTCTGCTTTTGTGCCTCGGTGCCGAATTCGTTGATCGGCACCATGACCAGCGAGGACTGCACACTCATCATCGAACGGTAGCCGGAGTCGATACGCTCCACTTCCCGGGCAATCAGGCCGTAGCACACGTAGTTCAAGCCGCTGCCGCCGTACTGCTCGGGGATGGTTGCGCCGAGCAGGCCGACTTCGCCCATCTCGCGGAAGATCGCAGGGTCGGTCTGCTCGTGACGGAAGGCTTCCAGCACGCGCGGGGCCAGCTTGTCCTGGGCGAACTGATAAGCGCTGTCACGCACCATGCGCTCTTCTTCAGTGAGCTGTTGGTCGAGCAACAGCGGGTCGATCCAGTTGAAGCTTGCTTTACCGGCCATGAGCGAATCCTCGAAAAATGGGACCAGAGTTGTTGTGCATTGATCCTAGGCCCGTTCAGGCGACGAGACAAACGAGGATTGCGCATGATCTTGTGATAATTTCTCACTTCGTAATGGCCGCAAAGGCCATATTTACGTCCTATTAGTGAGGTTGATGTACATGCGGCGCAAGATCCCCAGTACTGCGGCCCTGGTCTGCTTCGAGACCGCCGCCCGCCACGAGAGCTTTACCAAGGCTTCCCAGGAGCTGTCCCTGACCCAGGGCGCCGTATG carries:
- a CDS encoding PepSY-associated TM helix domain-containing protein, translating into MRQLYVLLHRYLGLITALFLTMAGLTGSVLAFHHELDEWLNPSFYEAPAMGERQQPGVLVDKLQAEHPRLQVWYMEYPNEPGHAALMAMVPRSDPASGEPYAEKNTVFYLDPVSGLTLGQRYWGECCFSRENFMPFMLELHYSLTLPGNWGILLMGVVAIMWVIDCVIAVLLTLPRGRPFWGKWAKAWKIKGGHAYRLNMDIHRAGGLWLWLLLLPIAISSVAMNLPAQVFKPAVSLFSPVEPSVYEARGALPKEQLGVTQLSYQQAYQLAQQEGQRLGLTAPIGELYYSFEYNFYGAGFGQHDTDAQGKSWLFFHGTDGHLLGKEIAGQGTLGERFYRLQLPIHGGRIIGMTGQVLIAVLGVMIAVLSLTGVYIWWRKLQARRSGKVRRAE
- a CDS encoding TonB-dependent siderophore receptor; translated protein: MRNASPLLRPNKKNDFQPVLDSASRSILGKAIRATLLGTALGIAAVPALALAAQAGSVSQQYNIPAGSLDDVLNQFARQAGITLSSTPQMTQGLHSPGLQGSYATDQALRQLLNGSGLEALSQDGGSYVLRAQPQDAALALPSTEVREFALGNALGSMEGYNATHSQVATKTSAPILETSQSVSVVTRQQMDDQGSQTVAQAMRYTPGVLTNPYGATHRYDYVAMRGFNDGSVDNIYLDGLKSMGDSGTYSTMQVDPYFLERVDILKGPSSVLYGRSSPGGLVALTSKKPLYEAYHQVQATVGTQGQRGVGFDFSGPLDDDKRIAYRLVGLADQSDTQFDHNEEKRFALAPTVSINFSEDTSLTLQAYLQHDPDGGYHGGVPADGALHQRNGQRISDHFFEGEPGVDRYERDQQSFGYQFEHRFNDVFTARQNFRYLDSTVKMDQVYAWGWTTPTSNELNRYYTGGDEKLHSYIIDNMLQAEYFTGSAKHTTLVGLDYQRRKTVVDWRSGALAPINAFDPQYGNSQITYFAPTSYLRRLQQTGVYLQDLIELDQWRFSLGLRQDWVKTSDENRIAEASRPLGTKISDERTKLTGRAGVLYLFENGIAPYISYSESFNPNSYADQSGNPLAPTEGTQWEAGIKYQPPGTDNLFTASVFRIEQENLASKLPQEEFYRPVGQVRSQGLELEAHMQVTDNLKVLGSYTFTDIEYSKSMPSTLFASDLDNKGNSPTQAPRHMASLWADYNFRQGALDGLRLGGGVRYVGYSWVDAENTMKVPSYTLFDASVGYDLGKVGLKGVDVRLNANNLTNESYIASCASLSYCYMGEERNVSATVSYQF
- a CDS encoding FecR domain-containing protein, whose product is MTTLNPGPRVVKQAIHWMLKLRESGHNARLQQQCEQWRATHQEHELAWQRVQSLHQELNLRAVPGASVALQTLENSSQRLQRRQALKLLSGVLVFGSAAWLGKDLQVISPLTADFASGTGQRRSVRLPDGSMLQLNTSSAVDLAFEADQRLIRLKHGELMLTCAKDTATPGRPLLVGTRDALLQGFDGRFVVRQDDDCTRVSVSQGSVAIHSPGPMQWIHAGQSYRLDARGATPLQNQDMDAGAWAEGLIVTRDMRLGDFLNEVGRYRHGYVSCADDIAELRLSGVFRLEDTDKLLQLLPQTLPVKVSYRTRWWVRLERLA
- a CDS encoding non-ribosomal peptide synthetase translates to MRRLEILLIGASPALTLLHQDLLDHGHALHLANSAAALQQRPWRQPQLLIDDGSLALCASDWHGLGDCALLSLRLGLYLQSAGELPTLELLCWTGSATAQRLIERQHLAPELSGNGQQLRLQAIASLQEMLALHVSRFSRNPDYLQQAPAISPGQEDRQQGLGWLEQLAWFHRFNQRDNQPLLAAGEVPLVERLQQSLHVHAERPALNLNGQRISYTQLHAQAAAIQQWLAAPSAGSEAPVIGVCMGKSAALYASVLAVFGAGAVYLPLDPAHPAERLRYILKNAGASVLLHDGQLPLDDLAVRCLDLRQLPAPLTQPLPSLLRQRPAPDAPCVAIYTSGTTGQPKGVLLSQRNLSHFQAWYSAHVQLDQQSRALQFSTIGFDASLLDILPTWIAGGELVVPTEDQRRDPAQLLALMREQQVTHAFLPPALLSILPRDQALGLQHLITGGDVCEPEVIARLAGQCRLHNIYGPTETTVLATTRVFQAEDNNRNLGCPIDNTQVLILDQGLQPVAENRPGELYIAGPGVSLGYLNNPALSAERFLNLTLADGKPLRVYRTGDIGKWTTDGIELCGRRDNQVKIRGFRVEPEEIEHCLRSSGLFRQVAVVIDGRRRILAFCAQATVDDGEASLRLHAEQQLPDYMRPTFYQHLAQMPYTANGKIDRQALLAMPLGLAPSNHHFGPVTPVEAQLVGVWSDLLELPEQDISTDASFFSLGGHSILLSRLLLAVREQFGRSIAINRFIEMPTVQRLAMLVSGEQAQLLGHDPQAERDACRELDLQVLPMAQLGDVHKVIVTGANSFLGVHLVEALLSWGASEVACLVRASAGQSAQQRFTAALMENGLHELDMSRVKVFAADLRQPRLGLAEAEYHYLDSEYGALLHNAAQVNHVLDYRSLAADNVEPLFECLRLCEGRRKKVFNFISTLSACSAIDADGQVLEEDPAATPPIYIRNGYNLSKWVGERILQRARAQGVGVNLYRPGNITFDSRNGICQPQRNRLMLMLKGSLQLGQVPALELSFDLMPVDFLARFIAFHSSRYQPERAVFNLHNPEPLSWRDYVSVFRDSGKSFELVSVEQWQRQLQRVDRDNALFDVLGFYLDGFEEDIGDISLIRHDNARAGVERMGARYPRKTPQLLQRGCQYLHDIAFI
- a CDS encoding SRPBCC family protein; the protein is MRALQPDTLIHNPDGCHVVASVDIASEAASVWNIVGNFAGFPVFIPALAHIEMTGSGVRSVRKKLFKDGNVVIEQLNSRDDQAMYMTWSLIYTSLNIGNLWAAMQVEALGERQARATWTIQAEPWEGGSEAMPGFQAFLQGFADEAMNNVRNLLS
- a CDS encoding sigma-70 family RNA polymerase sigma factor, which produces MPSPESVHTLYSHHHGWLNTWLRSKLGNAADAADLAQDTFVRLLQRRELLELNTPRAFLRTIARGLVIDHWRREELHRAYLEALAHLPEAEVPSVETRELLLELLERIAQMLDGLKPKVRRAFLLAQCEGLSHKEIAEQMGVSLRSVERYVADALYHCYLLRYESEA